In Streptomyces sp. NBC_00433, a single genomic region encodes these proteins:
- a CDS encoding acyl carrier protein: MTTDASPADLLRHRIADVLVDRLGLLPEEVVPDARFREDLGMDSLDMVELLTVVEEELGGPLDSPDDTLSSLATIGDVVAFLLERGVGREEVSA; the protein is encoded by the coding sequence GTGACAACCGACGCAAGCCCCGCGGACCTGCTGCGGCACCGGATCGCCGACGTGCTCGTGGACCGCCTCGGCCTGCTCCCGGAGGAGGTCGTGCCCGACGCCAGGTTCCGGGAGGACCTCGGGATGGACTCGCTCGACATGGTGGAACTGCTCACCGTCGTCGAGGAGGAGCTGGGCGGCCCGCTGGACTCCCCCGACGACACCCTGTCGTCGCTGGCCACGATCGGCGACGTCGTCGCCTTCCTGCTGGAGCGCGGCGTCGGCCGCGAGGAGGTCAGCGCGTGA
- the fabF gene encoding beta-ketoacyl-ACP synthase II: MNGCRVVVTGLGPVTSIGVGAADFHQAQVKGVSGIGPLTRFDASGLSARIAGEVDLPAELVPSRREALAADRCTHLARAAATLALADSGLDLAREEPSRCGVVIGTGAGGLETWESNTRTLIESGPGRLGARFIPMAMSNAPAAKIAVDLGLTGPCSSVATACASGAEALVAACQMIVCGEADVVLAGGTDAAVNPLTVAGFARMGALSRRNDAPGLASRPFAADRDGFVLAEGAAVLVLESAEHAARRGATVLAELRGYGRSCDAHHITAPHPEGAGARQAVTAALRSARLAPDDVSYVNAHGTGTQFNDAAEALGLHGALGPAAATVAVSATKSMTGHALGASGAIEAVASVQALVHQLVPPTVNLDDPDPAIGLNVIAGDPRELPLAAVLSNSFAFGGHNVVLAFTAVGA; the protein is encoded by the coding sequence GTGAACGGATGCAGGGTCGTGGTCACCGGTCTGGGTCCGGTGACCTCGATCGGGGTCGGCGCGGCGGACTTCCACCAGGCGCAGGTCAAGGGCGTCAGCGGTATCGGCCCCCTGACCCGTTTCGACGCCTCCGGCCTGTCCGCGCGGATCGCCGGCGAGGTGGACCTGCCCGCCGAACTGGTGCCGAGCCGCCGCGAGGCGCTGGCCGCCGACCGCTGCACCCACCTGGCCCGCGCGGCCGCCACGCTGGCGCTCGCCGACAGCGGTCTCGACCTGGCGCGGGAGGAGCCGAGCCGGTGCGGGGTGGTCATCGGCACCGGCGCCGGGGGCCTGGAGACCTGGGAGTCCAACACCCGCACCCTCATCGAGTCGGGCCCCGGGCGGCTGGGGGCGCGCTTCATCCCGATGGCGATGAGCAATGCGCCGGCCGCCAAGATCGCCGTCGACCTCGGCCTGACCGGCCCGTGCAGCTCGGTGGCCACCGCGTGCGCCTCCGGCGCGGAGGCGCTGGTCGCCGCCTGCCAGATGATCGTGTGCGGCGAGGCGGACGTCGTCCTGGCCGGCGGTACGGACGCGGCGGTCAACCCCCTCACGGTCGCCGGGTTCGCCCGGATGGGGGCGCTGTCCCGCCGCAACGACGCTCCCGGGCTGGCGAGCCGGCCCTTCGCCGCCGACCGGGACGGCTTCGTCCTCGCCGAGGGCGCCGCCGTCCTCGTCCTGGAGTCGGCCGAGCACGCCGCCCGGCGCGGCGCCACGGTGCTGGCCGAGCTGCGCGGCTACGGGCGCTCCTGCGACGCCCACCACATCACCGCCCCGCACCCCGAGGGCGCCGGGGCGCGGCAGGCCGTCACCGCCGCGCTGCGCTCGGCCCGGCTCGCGCCGGACGACGTGTCGTACGTCAACGCGCACGGCACCGGCACCCAGTTCAACGACGCCGCCGAGGCCCTCGGGCTGCACGGCGCCCTGGGTCCCGCGGCGGCCACGGTGGCGGTGTCCGCCACCAAGTCGATGACCGGGCACGCGCTCGGCGCGTCCGGTGCCATCGAGGCGGTCGCCAGCGTCCAGGCGCTGGTCCACCAGCTGGTGCCGCCCACCGTGAACCTGGACGACCCCGACCCGGCGATCGGCCTCAACGTGATCGCCGGCGACCCCCGCGAACTGCCGCTGGCCGCCGTCCTCTCCAACTCCTTCGCCTTCGGCGGGCACAATGTGGTGCTCGCCTTCACGGCGGTGGGCGCCTGA
- a CDS encoding DUF6215 domain-containing protein yields MADGIGTPKKGEGTWGQAITAVVLVGGLGVGLWTVGKANAPSKDSAPPAATCSTADPEKTASAEVSRARLCELLDRPDLAALLGTPGEVAKSTGTSGGGGSKLFGPTAQVVFDTYTVSLTVQYDHLPVSEAATLLGDTVRKRTVLGRPAVSYADRTISFSLTAGGSGNLPGHRAVVLSVARDAKDTGGSFEVALWRMDGGVPDDAALLRVAETVLPTVPGWNTAV; encoded by the coding sequence ATGGCGGACGGGATCGGCACGCCCAAAAAGGGCGAGGGCACATGGGGGCAGGCCATCACGGCCGTCGTCCTGGTCGGGGGTCTCGGCGTCGGCCTGTGGACCGTCGGGAAGGCGAATGCGCCGTCGAAGGACAGCGCGCCGCCGGCCGCCACGTGCTCGACGGCCGATCCCGAGAAGACCGCGTCCGCCGAGGTCTCCAGGGCGCGGCTGTGCGAGCTGCTCGACCGGCCCGACCTCGCCGCGCTGCTGGGCACACCGGGGGAGGTCGCGAAGTCCACCGGCACCAGCGGCGGGGGCGGCTCGAAGCTCTTCGGCCCCACGGCCCAGGTCGTCTTCGACACCTACACCGTGAGCCTGACGGTCCAGTACGACCACCTCCCGGTGTCCGAGGCCGCCACGCTGCTGGGCGACACCGTGCGCAAGCGCACGGTCCTCGGCCGCCCCGCGGTCTCCTACGCGGACCGCACCATCAGCTTCAGCCTCACGGCCGGCGGCAGCGGGAACCTCCCCGGCCACCGGGCCGTCGTGCTCTCGGTGGCCCGGGACGCGAAGGACACCGGGGGCTCCTTCGAGGTCGCCCTGTGGCGCATGGACGGCGGCGTGCCCGACGACGCGGCGCTGCTCCGCGTCGCCGAGACGGTGCTGCCCACCGTCCCGGGGTGGAATACCGCCGTGTGA
- a CDS encoding choice-of-anchor D domain-containing protein, translating to MDVEGVGMLRAAFGVGVSGRGRRRTRGLALAVAAAVTAGLAGLGVAPAQANETTVSADTLRTGWDQSEPNLSPSDVRSSSFGQLWKAPAQLDGQIYAQPIVIGGTVIAVTETNHAYGLDRATGAVLWQRGFGAAWPAATLNCGDLAPTVGSTATPVYDPASGAVYLTTKVDDGPGPMNPHWYMHALDPVTGAEKSGFPVTIQGTPSNDPTQSFLPAYEMQRPGLLLLDGVVYAGFGGHCDAAPYRGYVVGVSTTNPSVTSMWATEAGASNSGAGVWQSGGGLASDGPGRIFLTTGNGVSPAPGPGDAPPGTLAESVIRLQVQADLSLKAADFFSPSNAPALDQRDTDLGSGGPAGLPDSFGTASHPHLMVQQGKDGRIFLLDRDHLGGSSQGPGGTDAVVGTTGPLKGQWDHPGVWGGDGGYVYLVGNGGSLVALHRGVTGSGSPALSVAGASQDSFPYTSGSPVVTSDGTRSGSALVWVVRAGGPTGENAQLRAYSPVPDGNGVLPLVWSAPIGDSAKFAGPATDGGQVFVGTRDGRVYAFGNPVGSPLKGGPVEFGLVPVGASADTDVVLTENQNPAKALAVKGVTVDGPFTADTSALPPSIPAGGQLSVPVSFTPGTVLGASGTLTVATDAGSFALSLHGVGTRPGLAAFPGTVSFDNQPTGTTGSTNVQLTNTGTEAETITSVTPPGGPFTASNLPSADPAARTVIPAQGSIVLEVGYAPTGSGPSSSSITLGSTSGPLTIPIEGTAISGQGHLELHPATLQFGEVVRGASSTRAFTITNTGNIPVTITKAKAPAGVFTSSDPLPEGLVIGPEQSVRQTVTFSPTDFGAQSSTYLVSGDAGQGAQLEPLTGTGVPPAAQTGTLLARDKSGTLWYYHGTGVVAAPLGARVGIGSGWNTYNLLTDVSGERADGTGTLAGRDSSGTLWFYQGTGNPKAPFAARTRVGAGWNAFDSLVGVGDVSGDGKADLVARATDGGLWLYRGTGDAAAPFLARTFIGAGWSGFDSLVGVGDVSGDGKADLVARATDGGLWLYRGTGNAAAPLLARTFVGAGWNAFDSLAGADDVTGDGKADLLARESGGALWLYRGTGDAAAPFLARTYIGAGWNTYSALA from the coding sequence GTGGACGTCGAAGGGGTCGGCATGCTCAGGGCGGCATTCGGGGTGGGCGTTTCCGGACGCGGACGCAGACGCACGCGCGGGCTCGCGCTCGCGGTGGCCGCGGCGGTGACCGCGGGACTGGCGGGGCTGGGCGTGGCCCCGGCGCAGGCGAACGAGACGACCGTCTCCGCCGACACCCTGCGCACCGGCTGGGACCAGAGCGAGCCGAACCTCAGCCCGTCCGACGTGCGCTCCTCGTCCTTCGGCCAGCTCTGGAAGGCCCCCGCGCAGCTCGACGGGCAGATATACGCCCAGCCGATCGTCATCGGCGGCACGGTGATCGCGGTCACCGAGACCAACCACGCCTACGGCCTGGACCGCGCCACCGGAGCCGTGCTGTGGCAGCGCGGCTTCGGCGCCGCGTGGCCCGCGGCCACCCTCAACTGCGGCGATCTCGCGCCGACCGTCGGCAGCACCGCGACGCCGGTCTACGACCCGGCAAGCGGCGCGGTCTACCTGACCACCAAGGTCGACGACGGGCCCGGCCCGATGAACCCGCACTGGTACATGCACGCGCTCGACCCGGTCACCGGCGCGGAGAAGTCCGGCTTCCCCGTCACGATCCAGGGGACGCCGTCCAACGACCCCACCCAGTCCTTCCTGCCCGCCTACGAGATGCAGCGGCCCGGCCTGCTGCTGCTCGACGGGGTGGTCTACGCGGGCTTCGGCGGCCACTGCGACGCCGCGCCCTACCGCGGCTACGTGGTCGGCGTCAGCACCACCAACCCCTCGGTGACCTCGATGTGGGCGACCGAGGCCGGCGCGAGCAACAGCGGGGCCGGCGTGTGGCAGTCAGGCGGCGGACTCGCCTCCGACGGGCCGGGGCGGATCTTCCTGACCACCGGCAACGGCGTCAGCCCCGCGCCCGGCCCCGGCGACGCGCCGCCCGGCACCCTCGCCGAGTCGGTGATCCGGCTCCAGGTGCAGGCCGACCTCAGCCTCAAGGCCGCCGACTTCTTCAGCCCGTCCAACGCGCCGGCCCTCGACCAGCGCGACACCGACCTGGGCTCCGGCGGCCCCGCCGGCCTGCCGGACAGCTTCGGCACCGCCTCGCACCCGCACCTGATGGTGCAGCAGGGCAAGGACGGCCGGATCTTCCTGCTGGACCGCGACCACCTCGGCGGCAGCTCGCAGGGCCCCGGCGGCACCGACGCCGTGGTGGGGACCACCGGGCCGCTCAAGGGCCAGTGGGACCACCCCGGCGTCTGGGGCGGCGACGGCGGCTACGTCTACCTCGTCGGCAACGGCGGCTCCCTGGTGGCGCTGCACCGCGGTGTGACCGGCTCGGGCAGTCCCGCGCTGTCGGTGGCCGGGGCCAGCCAGGACTCCTTCCCGTACACCAGCGGGTCGCCGGTGGTGACCTCCGACGGGACGCGCTCGGGCAGCGCCCTGGTGTGGGTGGTCCGGGCGGGCGGCCCGACCGGCGAGAACGCGCAACTGCGCGCCTACTCCCCGGTCCCCGACGGGAACGGCGTCCTGCCGCTGGTCTGGTCCGCGCCGATCGGCGACTCGGCGAAGTTCGCCGGCCCGGCCACCGACGGCGGCCAGGTCTTCGTCGGCACCCGGGACGGCAGGGTCTACGCCTTCGGCAACCCGGTGGGCAGCCCGCTCAAGGGCGGCCCGGTCGAATTCGGGCTGGTGCCGGTGGGCGCCTCCGCCGACACCGACGTCGTCCTGACGGAGAACCAGAACCCCGCGAAGGCCCTCGCCGTCAAGGGCGTCACCGTCGACGGCCCCTTCACCGCGGACACCTCGGCGCTGCCGCCGTCGATCCCGGCCGGCGGGCAGCTGTCGGTCCCGGTCTCCTTCACGCCCGGCACGGTCCTCGGCGCGAGCGGCACGCTCACCGTGGCCACCGACGCCGGCAGCTTCGCGCTGAGCCTGCACGGCGTCGGCACCAGGCCCGGCCTGGCCGCCTTCCCCGGCACGGTGTCCTTCGACAACCAGCCGACCGGGACCACGGGCAGCACCAACGTCCAGCTGACGAACACCGGCACGGAAGCGGAGACCATCACCTCCGTCACCCCGCCCGGCGGCCCCTTCACGGCGAGCAACCTGCCCAGCGCCGACCCGGCGGCCCGGACGGTGATCCCGGCCCAGGGCTCGATCGTCCTGGAGGTCGGCTACGCGCCCACCGGCAGCGGCCCCAGCTCGTCGTCGATCACGCTGGGCAGCACCAGCGGCCCGCTCACCATCCCGATCGAGGGCACCGCCATCAGCGGCCAGGGCCACCTGGAGCTGCACCCGGCGACCCTCCAGTTCGGCGAGGTGGTCCGCGGCGCGTCGAGCACCCGGGCCTTCACCATCACCAACACCGGGAACATCCCGGTCACCATCACCAAGGCGAAGGCCCCGGCAGGCGTCTTCACCAGCTCCGACCCGCTCCCCGAGGGCCTGGTCATCGGTCCCGAGCAGAGCGTGCGGCAGACGGTCACCTTCAGCCCGACCGACTTCGGCGCCCAGTCGTCCACCTACCTGGTCAGCGGCGACGCGGGCCAGGGGGCGCAGCTGGAACCGCTGACCGGCACCGGTGTGCCCCCGGCGGCGCAGACCGGCACCCTGCTGGCGCGGGACAAGTCGGGCACCCTGTGGTATTACCACGGCACCGGTGTGGTCGCCGCACCGCTGGGCGCCCGGGTCGGCATCGGCTCCGGCTGGAACACCTACAACCTCCTCACCGACGTCAGCGGCGAGCGGGCGGACGGCACCGGCACGCTCGCCGGCCGCGACAGCTCGGGCACGCTGTGGTTCTACCAGGGCACCGGCAATCCGAAGGCGCCCTTCGCAGCCCGGACCCGGGTCGGCGCCGGCTGGAACGCCTTCGACTCCCTGGTGGGGGTGGGCGATGTGAGCGGTGACGGCAAGGCCGACCTCGTCGCCCGCGCCACCGACGGCGGCCTGTGGCTCTACCGCGGCACCGGCGATGCGGCGGCGCCCTTCCTGGCGCGTACGTTCATCGGCGCCGGCTGGAGCGGCTTCGACTCCCTGGTGGGGGTGGGCGATGTGAGCGGTGACGGCAAGGCCGACCTCGTCGCCCGCGCCACCGACGGCGGCCTGTGGCTCTACCGCGGCACCGGCAATGCGGCCGCGCCCCTCCTGGCCCGGACCTTCGTCGGCGCCGGCTGGAACGCCTTCGACTCCCTGGCCGGCGCCGACGACGTGACCGGCGACGGCAAGGCCGACCTCCTCGCGCGCGAGAGCGGCGGCGCCCTGTGGCTCTACCGCGGCACCGGCGATGCGGCGGCGCCCTTCCTGGCGCGTACGTACATCGGTGCCGGCTGGAACACCTACAGCGCGCTCGCCTGA
- the phzG gene encoding phenazine biosynthesis FMN-dependent oxidase PhzG translates to MSEGSSRLESLTGEVGLAFPEYEAPPPEPMGLVREWIDQAVARGVREPLALALATADARGEVSNRIVAVIEVTDRGLLFTSHSTSRKGRDMAATGWASGVLYWRETGQQLVLSGPVDACPQAESDALWAARPTPLHAMSTASRQSDPLPDAAALRAEAARLAAAPTALPRPPRYVGYRLRPAAVEFWSADPDRLHRRLRYEHGAGGWRAARLQP, encoded by the coding sequence ATGAGCGAGGGCAGCAGCAGGCTGGAGAGCCTCACCGGCGAGGTCGGCCTCGCCTTCCCGGAGTACGAGGCGCCGCCGCCGGAGCCCATGGGGCTCGTCCGGGAGTGGATCGACCAGGCCGTCGCGCGCGGCGTCCGCGAGCCGCTGGCCCTGGCGCTGGCCACCGCCGACGCGCGGGGCGAGGTCTCCAACCGGATCGTCGCCGTCATCGAGGTGACCGACCGCGGCCTGCTCTTCACCAGCCACAGCACCAGCCGCAAGGGCCGCGACATGGCCGCCACCGGCTGGGCGTCGGGCGTGCTCTACTGGCGCGAGACGGGCCAGCAGCTCGTCCTGTCGGGCCCGGTGGACGCGTGCCCGCAGGCCGAGTCCGACGCCCTGTGGGCCGCCCGCCCGACCCCGCTGCACGCCATGTCCACGGCCTCCCGCCAGAGCGATCCGCTGCCCGACGCGGCGGCACTGCGCGCCGAGGCCGCCCGCCTCGCGGCCGCCCCCACCGCCCTGCCCCGCCCGCCCCGCTACGTCGGCTACCGCCTGCGCCCGGCCGCGGTCGAGTTCTGGTCGGCGGACCCGGACCGGCTGCACCGCAGGCTCCGCTACGAGCACGGCGCCGGCGGCTGGCGGGCCGCCCGCCTCCAGCCCTGA
- a CDS encoding PhzF family phenazine biosynthesis protein translates to MHDYAVVDAFAREPLTGNPVAVFFDAADLTAALMQRIAREMNLSEVTFVLPPERGGDARIRIFTPVNELPFAGHPMLGTAVAVGRALRKDRLRLETAMGVIPCEVDFERDSSERGSGDAGSGGGAAAVRMRQPVPTWEPYEHAAELLAALGVESSTTPVDIYRNGPRHVFVGLPGVAELSALEPDHRALARFPDMAANCFAGGGTRWRTRMFSPAYGVVEDAATGSAAGPLAIHAARHGLAAYGQELEILQGVEMGRPSRMLATADGSAAGVDEVRVGGHGVIVARGTIYV, encoded by the coding sequence ATGCACGACTACGCCGTCGTGGACGCCTTCGCCCGGGAGCCGCTCACCGGGAACCCGGTGGCCGTCTTCTTCGACGCGGCCGACCTCACCGCCGCCCTGATGCAGCGGATCGCCCGGGAGATGAACCTCTCCGAGGTCACCTTCGTCCTGCCGCCCGAGCGCGGCGGGGACGCCCGTATCCGCATCTTCACCCCGGTCAACGAGCTGCCCTTCGCCGGCCACCCGATGCTCGGGACCGCCGTCGCGGTGGGCCGGGCGCTGCGCAAGGACCGGCTGCGGCTGGAGACCGCGATGGGCGTCATCCCGTGCGAGGTGGACTTCGAGCGCGACTCTTCCGAGCGCGGCTCCGGGGACGCCGGCAGCGGCGGGGGCGCCGCTGCGGTCAGGATGCGGCAGCCGGTGCCGACCTGGGAGCCCTACGAGCACGCCGCGGAACTGCTGGCCGCGCTGGGCGTCGAGTCCTCCACCACCCCGGTGGACATCTACCGCAACGGCCCCCGCCACGTCTTCGTCGGGCTGCCCGGGGTGGCCGAGCTGTCGGCGCTCGAACCCGACCACCGCGCGCTGGCCAGATTCCCCGACATGGCCGCCAACTGCTTCGCCGGCGGCGGCACCCGGTGGCGTACCCGGATGTTCTCGCCGGCCTACGGCGTGGTCGAGGACGCCGCCACCGGCTCGGCGGCGGGGCCGCTCGCCATCCACGCGGCCCGGCACGGGCTCGCCGCCTACGGGCAGGAGCTGGAGATCCTCCAGGGCGTCGAGATGGGCCGGCCTTCGCGCATGCTGGCCACCGCCGACGGTTCGGCCGCCGGCGTCGACGAGGTCCGGGTCGGCGGGCACGGCGTCATCGTGGCCCGCGGCACCATCTACGTATGA
- a CDS encoding anthranilate synthase family protein yields the protein MNTPATPPDGDLLGRILALEPESFALIHRPGAAGVVDVLVGDVSPYATLAGIPLGDGPAHPAPPRHEVLVLVPYRQLAERGFAAPDDGEELLAMTVTGQQRVPLSEVVARIPRTPTRLGNRRFDVGDEEYADVVRRIVAEEIGTGEGANFVVKRSLLVDIADYSPRNALSFFRQLLTREQGAYWTFAIHTGGRTFVGASPERHVSLSGGTAVMNPISGTYRYPPDGPSLAGVRDFLADRKETDELYMVLDEELKMMARICEHGGRITGPHLREMSRLAHTEYFVEGRSDRDVRDVLRETMFAPTVTGSPVESAARVISRYEPGGRGYYSGVAALIGTDAGGARTLDSAILIRTADIDAGGRVRIGAGATLVRHSDPHAEAAETRTKVAGLLAALEADEVPRFARHPDVVSTLRHRNADIGDFWLRDPDSRRADRPSEELAGLKTLVVDAEDSFTAMLGLQLTTLGMQVMIRRYDEIEAAFDGYDLVVMGPGPGDPRSDEDRKIRGLRTAVDTLLAERRPFVAVCLSHQVLSRRLGLDLTRRTVPNQGVQREIELFGSRERVGFYNTFAARAAEDRRHVEGVGTVEVSRDPRTREVHALRGPHFASLQFHAESVLTVGGPRIVAETVRGALRHAR from the coding sequence ATGAACACTCCGGCCACCCCGCCCGACGGCGACCTGCTCGGCCGGATCCTGGCCCTGGAGCCGGAGTCCTTCGCCCTCATCCACCGGCCCGGCGCGGCCGGCGTCGTGGACGTCCTGGTCGGCGACGTCTCCCCCTACGCGACGCTGGCCGGCATCCCGCTGGGCGACGGGCCCGCACACCCCGCCCCGCCCCGGCACGAGGTGCTGGTCCTCGTGCCCTACCGGCAGCTCGCGGAAAGGGGCTTCGCCGCACCGGACGACGGGGAGGAGCTGCTGGCCATGACCGTCACCGGGCAGCAGCGGGTGCCGCTGTCCGAGGTGGTCGCCAGGATCCCGCGGACGCCCACGCGACTGGGCAACCGCCGCTTCGACGTCGGGGACGAGGAGTACGCCGACGTCGTCCGCCGGATCGTCGCGGAGGAGATCGGCACCGGCGAGGGCGCCAACTTCGTCGTCAAGCGCTCCCTGCTGGTCGACATCGCCGACTACTCGCCGCGCAACGCGCTGTCCTTCTTCCGCCAGCTGCTGACCCGCGAGCAGGGCGCCTACTGGACCTTCGCCATCCACACCGGGGGGCGCACCTTCGTGGGCGCCAGCCCGGAGCGGCATGTCTCGCTCAGCGGCGGCACGGCGGTGATGAACCCGATCAGCGGCACCTACCGCTACCCGCCCGACGGCCCCAGCCTGGCGGGCGTCAGGGACTTCCTCGCCGACCGCAAGGAGACCGACGAGCTGTACATGGTGCTCGACGAGGAACTCAAGATGATGGCCAGGATCTGCGAGCACGGCGGCCGCATCACCGGGCCCCACCTGCGGGAGATGTCGCGGCTGGCCCACACCGAATACTTCGTCGAGGGCCGCTCCGACCGCGACGTGCGGGACGTGCTGCGCGAGACGATGTTCGCCCCCACCGTGACCGGCAGCCCGGTGGAGAGCGCGGCGAGGGTGATCAGCCGCTACGAGCCGGGCGGCCGCGGCTACTACAGCGGGGTGGCCGCGCTGATCGGCACGGACGCGGGCGGCGCGCGCACCCTGGACTCCGCCATCCTCATCCGCACCGCCGACATCGACGCCGGGGGCCGGGTGCGGATCGGCGCCGGCGCCACCCTCGTACGGCACTCGGACCCGCACGCCGAGGCGGCCGAGACCCGTACCAAGGTCGCCGGGCTGCTGGCCGCGCTGGAGGCCGACGAGGTGCCGCGCTTCGCCCGGCACCCCGACGTGGTGTCGACCCTGCGCCACCGCAACGCCGACATCGGCGACTTCTGGCTCAGGGACCCCGACTCCCGCCGCGCGGACCGGCCTTCCGAGGAGCTGGCCGGGCTGAAGACCCTGGTGGTCGACGCCGAGGACTCCTTCACCGCGATGCTGGGTCTGCAGCTGACCACCCTGGGGATGCAGGTGATGATCCGCCGCTACGACGAGATCGAGGCGGCCTTCGACGGCTACGACCTGGTGGTGATGGGCCCCGGGCCGGGCGATCCGCGCTCGGACGAGGACCGGAAGATCCGCGGCCTGCGCACCGCGGTCGACACCCTGCTCGCCGAGCGCCGCCCCTTCGTCGCGGTGTGCCTGAGCCACCAGGTGCTCAGCCGGCGGCTGGGCCTGGACCTGACCCGCCGCACCGTCCCCAACCAGGGGGTGCAGCGGGAGATCGAGCTGTTCGGCAGCCGCGAGAGGGTCGGCTTCTACAACACCTTCGCCGCCCGCGCCGCCGAGGACCGGCGCCACGTCGAGGGCGTCGGCACCGTGGAGGTGAGCCGCGACCCGCGCACCCGCGAGGTGCACGCCCTGCGCGGCCCGCACTTCGCGTCCCTGCAATTCCACGCCGAGTCGGTGCTCACCGTCGGCGGTCCGCGCATCGTGGCCGAGACCGTCAGGGGGGCGCTGCGCCATGCGCGTTGA